The DNA region ACCTGTATGGTTCAACGCTATTCCCTACCCAAAAGTAAGCGCTTGGTTGACCACGTTAGTGAACAGTCCACTATTTAATGTGACCATGTACAAATATCCATTGTGGTTACCCCAACAAAATATGATTCAATTCAAATATTCGATAAGCGATGATGGACAAGTAGTACCTTTGTGCAAGAATTAAAAAATTATGAATCTTTAATGATTTACAGACTATTAATCCGTTAATTTTTAAAGTAAATTAATCTTACTCGCAGTAAATAGCCGTTTAAGAACATGGATTCTATTTTTACTGCAGATTTCTAATTTAGGGTTATACTTAAATAAGTCATTGCTGGAACGCAAAGGAACATGACATGGATAATATGGATATTACGTTAGTATTAATGCTTATCGCATTACTGGTTTTACATATTCACTTTTGCTATCGAGCTTTTACCTCGAAAGCACATATCAAAAATGCTCAACGTATAGTGTGGTCGATGATCAGTTTGTTAATGGGACCATTAGGCTATTATGTCTATCAAAACATGATCCCACTTGAGTTTTACGAATAGCCAGTAAGACTAAACGACAATATAACGAGCCTGTTTTTTCAATAAAGGCTCGTACTCTCTGTTGACCTAACTTATAAATAACGGGCGAATTGTTGACCATTTTTTAATGGTTTTACAGGCGCGGTTACCGCAGGCGTACCTACGTATAAAAAGCCCACTATTTGATCTTGTTTCGATAAGCCTAATTGTTGATGTACATTAGCATCAAAAGCAAAATCACCAGTACGCCATACTGCACCTAGTCCAATCGCAAATGCAGCTTGCTGCATTGCCATCGTCGCACAACCCGCTGCAATATGCTGTTCTAAAGCAGGTACTTTATCATGCGTTTGTGTTTTAGCGACTACCGTAATCACCATAGGTGCACGATAAGGCATGTTGGCGACTTTAGTGAGAAAAGTTTCGTCTGCACCACTTTTTTTAGCCGCATCAACAAAAATATTTGCCAACTTAGCTAAGCCATCATCTACCGCAATAATAAACTCCCAAGGCGTTAGTGCACCGTGGTCTGGTACTCTTGCTGCTGCATCAAGTAAAAATGTGAGTTGTTCGGCATTGGGTGCTGGAGCAATTAAACGAGGCGTCGATTGGCGAGTCAATAACAGTTGTTTGGCGTCCAAGATACAATCCTTTTGAATAAATGATGACGCCGATATTAACAAAAATCCCACGCATAAGGTGGGATTTTTTGGGATTGATCTATGTAACCTAAACTCGTGATAGCAAACGCTTCTCAAACAGCTCTTAGCCTTGTTAACTGCGTTGGATCAACTTGCCAATAAACAAGGTTACTTCAAAAACCGACGTCCTATAAAATAGTCAACACTGGTGTAACGGCCACCACCAATCACAAATAAAGCCAGTAACATGAATAAATACGTTATCGCGAATTCAATACCGTTATTTAAAATAACAAAATTACCCGAACTGGTTAGCCATTCATAATTACCATGCTCTTGTAAAATAGATTTTGCCTCTGCTAGCTTTTCCGCTGCAGCCAACACTTTCTCATTCGCTAGCCATGAACTTGGATCGGCAATGGCCAACCAGCCATTAGGCAAATGCACCGCAAAAGCAGCAACTAACATGGTGACCATCATTGGCAATGCAACGAGTCGAGTGGCTAAACCAATCAAGATTAAAAAACCACCAAATAATTCAGTGCCTGCTGCTAATGCTGCCATGACTTCAGGCATTGGTAAACCTAAGCCCCAATCAGGATTACCAAACCATGCAGCAGTGTCTTCAAAATGTGACAATTTATTGTACCCTGCCTGCATTAACACAGGTGCAAGATAA from Shewanella polaris includes:
- a CDS encoding DoxX family protein, whose translation is MQTLSGLYQQFLNVIKHTEGLAALMLRLYLAPVLMQAGYNKLSHFEDTAAWFGNPDWGLGLPMPEVMAALAAGTELFGGFLILIGLATRLVALPMMVTMLVAAFAVHLPNGWLAIADPSSWLANEKVLAAAEKLAEAKSILQEHGNYEWLTSSGNFVILNNGIEFAITYLFMLLALFVIGGGRYTSVDYFIGRRFLK
- a CDS encoding NAD(P)H nitroreductase; this translates as MDAKQLLLTRQSTPRLIAPAPNAEQLTFLLDAAARVPDHGALTPWEFIIAVDDGLAKLANIFVDAAKKSGADETFLTKVANMPYRAPMVITVVAKTQTHDKVPALEQHIAAGCATMAMQQAAFAIGLGAVWRTGDFAFDANVHQQLGLSKQDQIVGFLYVGTPAVTAPVKPLKNGQQFARYL